In Poecile atricapillus isolate bPoeAtr1 chromosome W, bPoeAtr1.hap1, whole genome shotgun sequence, one DNA window encodes the following:
- the LOC131591771 gene encoding centrosomal protein of 290 kDa-like, translating into MAPILDWKKLMKVDPDTLPRQEELADRLLDIMFKVDGKDLKNETPEKMIHLFKITQSLLKMKTQEVELALEEVEKAGEEQAKCENNFKTKLMKLQNELEMAQKSAGGRDTRFLRDEIRQLEKQLEQKERQLTETERELEKEKKVNEQLALRIEDAENENIRFRRENEQLRQDVVDYQRQIDSQKEAIQSRRGEVSDYTSQLSKRSSELVQYLDEIQNLTEANEKLEIQNQEMRKNLEESVQEMEKMTDEYSKMKLIVQQSDIIMDELRKEKDRYKFQVQDLSDQLKAKNEEDDPLMAAVNAKVEEWKKILASKDDELLEYQQMLLTMEEKMKMVQLDVDRNSILSLQQGVQERDAQIRLLTEQVEQYTKEMEKNAFIIEKLKDDLQKDEGHSSLAQQNQIGDMQEKLKMLEERTTEAEKSAELAEAHAREKDKELVETLKRMRDYELGIYGLEEAVAEIKDLRKQVKIREHEIESLIKEVNKLELKINDFLDENEELRERLGLEPKTMIDLNEFRNSKALKQQQYRAENQILLQEIERLEEERIELKKHIRKLAQEKGGRIATIGLDPDNMQMTDSFTEEKGKNTRKLDFLSRYNIAEVEAKNEYLATELRERERDLEKNRTVIAKFQSKLKELSEENKQLQQGMKEILQAIKEMQNDSSMKGGETALIIPSLDRLVHAMESKNSDGIFDASVHLKAQVDQLTGRNEELRQELKETQKEATSLSNQLASANEKIEQMKNEICLLHQSEGANIVFQTVNLPEGMAPSSVNTINSLNEYLIHLTQELENKEKLLKQLEDAVEDYKRKFAVIRHQQGLLYKEYQSQKESWQKESENIKEEMKKLEEQKEQDATKIKAYSNLLDALQMDPDETKKILAENNRKITVLRVNEKSLTRQCTTLLEMERHLRKENEKLKGEITHMETAVTGKIGNLQRFKEMACFKIAALQKVLDSSVPLSELEVANKQYNALTAKYREMLQKDNLLVQRTTNMEHMERENESLKAQINSLNKELEITKEKLHTVEEAWEQMTKLGDENAMDKATKAITNSEILSISKKITMLEMKELNERQRAEHSQRMYEHLRSTVKQIEERNFELETKFAELTKINLEAQKVEQDLRDELSKSVSKAVSDADRRQIMDLEKREMELKIEVSKLRELSDVAQKQVEALEARQQYRDKEVEYLRMQILDYQAQSDEKAIIAKLHQDIIALQGSESVAVGKLEKFKLKLQKMEIHNLRLEQKLDERDQALYFARLEGRNRAKHLQQTVQSLRRQFSGALPLAQQEKFSKTMIQLQNDKLKILEEVQHAQQERRNAENKALELELKLKSLEELLSALKDTKGAQKVIEWHMKMEELHLQELKLSRELVKQKEEVKYLRNIISEYECTISNLEEEIVQQNKFHEEREMAWDQREVELQRQLDQFDHQQTQILSTALKLEEATGSVPDPALPIPQQLELALKKIQEHIRTILETRATCGSLEEKLKEKETALWKAEQNVISRDKVINELRLRLPAISGEKIMADFSKQEDDSEYHHAMKIAHQTIANMQARLNQKEEVLRRYQHMLAKAREEQEEIAKKHEEDIRVLHQKLDLYTDNSLNKFKETALELGKKTSMSLSNSKYFRHLEQTVAEQDHSLASLVGKLQKTSSDLEKQKQITVLKINEFEIIRAQLQEKHTLDVEQIKEEANELRNILSQKEKELANVKAELEVQKEANNRAPTATLKNLVEQLKSQLAIKENQHKALSKALLELRAEMTANAEQQIISAASQKEAYMNVQEIVDRETKGLTTQIEELNNQITKLTDNLKISKNKETSLSNERDELNQELQKKQKAFSKISREKNEIEKENEELKNRIRRLSSSIQSKADEQNLIDVLQKKIKKLESELEKKCEETEKKSLREDKTSKEEIIRWDEGKKWQIKMEGLRNKLREKEKEADALSKQLNTLKEIYTKTEKEKVALQKRLKTTGVTVDRVVGVRAAETEKEVEELRKRNLELENEVAHMRTLQAIPRDSVVEDLHFKNQCLQEKLHALQRQCSRETFLRPLSTCDQTELTKSVPISVSKQKYLKFLHKKSISNRNEIKHQTNNRVTDGSEVDGDTGMQTCIMHNEGQEAAADVSREVSLEQHPEDSEKCKDTDVSREGLKTKIIAEAGKENCGEKEENITQPENGEVNEKCEEEEEERKQEIFKQSNVDEEECVEEPDADKMSCNQSGSGEPPNQANDCEAENINMNNEMNQHTGENKQENDRGCTEGVETIPEFCEMPKTSGIRSGDQYQREQEVLKENFRLSSENIELKFQLEQANKDLPRLKDQVDDLKEMCELLKKEKAEAERKLGSIRGAGRSGKTVPELEKTIGLMKKVVERVQRENEELKKAPAVLGLEQENERLKSEMEKMKLDLESQLSVRFESKTKATEKLITENERLRKELKKEVDSGEKLRIEKNNLEILNEKLNVQLEETIKKLNLAESQLDGADSRGWKSIVTRMQETKLKEMETDIAKKTQSIANLKRLLQEATEREHNADKNVQDLKEQIEHLKHLPEGSGSEENIIKELQLLRLTNNQLEKEKAELVNQIEDYKHKRQTSTNEGPAAGHNETVEKDKIDKLMTEMADLQSQLEVSELEKQQLKEETKELRRELETYSPSFFEELEDLKYNYKEELKKNIILEERLKHLYEEFGIQNNPDNSSVDWGSVQYPHH; encoded by the exons ATGGCACCCATTTTAGATTGGAAGAAGCTCATGAAAGTTGATCCAGATACTCTGCCTCGTCAAGAGGAACTAGCTGACAGATTGCTGGATATCATGTTCAAG GTTGATGGGAAAGACTTAAAAAATGAAACTCCAGAAAAAATGATacacctttttaaaattactcaaTCACTACTGAAG ATGAAAACTCAAGAGGTAGAACTGGCACTAGAAGAAGTTGAAAAAGCGGGGGAAGAGCAAGCCAAATGTG aaaataattttaaaaccaagCTGATGAAACTTCAAAATGAATTAGAg ATGGCACAAAAATCTGCTGGTGGTCGTGATACTCGTTTTTTGCGTGATGAGATCCGCCAACTGGAAAAACAATTGGAGCAAAAAGAGAGACAGttaacagaaacagaaagagagttggaaaaggagaagaaagtgaATGAACAG CTTGCTCTTCGAATTGAAGatgctgaaaatgaaaacatcagATTCAGGAGAGAG AATGAACAATTGCGTCAGGATGTGGTTGACTATCAGAGGCAAATAGATTCTCAAAAGGAAGCAATTCAATCACGAAGAGGAGAGGTTTCTGATTACACATCACAGCTGTCCAAAAGAAGCTCTGAGCTTGTCCAGTATTTGGATGAAATTCAG AATTTAACTGAAGCTAATGAGAAGTTAGAGATTCAAAAccaagaaatgaggaaaaaccTTGAGGAATCAGTGCAAGAAATGGAGAAGATGACTGACGAATATAGCAAAATGAAACTGATTGTGCAACAGTCTGATATTATTATGGATGAgttaagaaaagagaaagatcGGTACAAATTTCAA GTTCAGGATCTTTCAGACCAGCTGAAAGCAAAGAATGAGGAAGATGATCCACTCATGGCAGCTGTAAATGCAAAAGTTGAAGAATGGAAG aaaatcttAGCTTCAAAAGATGATGAACTCCTAGAGTATCAGCAAATGTTACTTACcatggaagagaaaatgaaaatggtcCAACTTGATGTAGACAGAAACAGTATACTGTCCCTTCAGCAG GGTGTGCAAGAGCGAGATGCTCAGATAAGATTGCTCACTGAGCAAGTTGAACAGTATAccaaagaaatggagaaaaatgctttcattattgagaaattaaaagatgatCTCCAAAAAGATGAAG GTCACTCATCTCTTGCTCAGCAGAACCAAATTGGGGACATGcaagaaaagttaaaaatgcTAGAAGAGAGAACTACAGAGGCTGAGAAATCAGCAGAATTGGCAGAAGCACATGCtagagaaaaagacaaagagcTTGTTGAAACTTTGAAAAGAATGAGAGACTATGAGCTG GGAATATATGGTTTGGAAGAAGCTGTTGCTGAAATCAAAGATTTAAGAAAGCAAGTCAAAATACGAGAACATGAGATTGAGTCATTAATTAAGGAAGTCAATAAACTTGAACTTAAAATAAATGACTTCCTTGATGAAAATGAAGAGCTCAGAGAGCGCTTAG GTCTTGAGCCAAAGACAATGATTGATTTAAATGAATTCAGAAACAGCAAAGCACTGAAGCAGCAGCAATATAGAGCAGAAAACCAGATTCTTTTGCAAGAG ATTGAAAGACTAGAAGAGGAAAGAATTGAACTGAAAAAACACATTCGTAAGTTGGCTcaggagaaaggaggaagaatTGCAACAATAG GATTGGACCCTGATAATATGCAGATGACTGACAGCTTTActgaagaaaagggaaagaataccAGGAAGTTGGATTTCTTGAGCAGATATAACATTGCTGAAGTAGAAGCAAAG aATGAATATCTTGCAACTGAATTacgtgagagagagagagatttggAGAAGAACAGGACTGTAATAGCCAAATTTCAATCTAAAT TAAAAGAGTTATCAGAAGAGAATAAACAACTTCAACAAGGAATGAAAGAAATATTGCAAGCCATCAAGGAAATGCAGAATGATTCTAGCATGAAGGGAGGAGAAACAGCCTTAATAATCCCTAGTCTGGATCGCTTAGTTCAT GCAATGGAGTCAAAGAATTCAGACGGGATCTTTGATGCTAGTGTGCACTTGAAAGCCCAGGTTGACCAGCTTACAGGACGAAATGAAGAATTGAGACAGGAGCTAAAAGAGACTCAGAAGGAGGCAACAAGTTTGTCTAATCAGCTGGCAAGTGCCAATGAAAAg attgaacaaatgaaaaatgaaatttgcttACTACATCAGTCAGAAGGTGCCAATATTGTCTTCCAAACAGTGAATCTTCCAGAAGGAATGGCTCCTTCAAGTGTTAATACAATTAATTCTCTGAATGAGTATTTAATACATCTTACACAG GAACTGGAGAACAAAGAAAAGTTACTTAAACAATTAGAAGATGCAGTAGAGGACTACAAGCGAAAATTTGCAGTAATTCGTCATCAACAAGGCTTGCTGTATAAAGAATATCAAAG TCAAAAGGAAAGCTGGCAAAAAGaatcagaaaatattaaagaggaaatgaaaaaactAGAAGAGCAAAAAGAACAGGATGCCACAAAAATAAAGGCATATTCT aATTTACTGGATGCACTTCAGATGGATCCtgatgaaacaaagaaaatacttgcagaaaataatagaaaaataactgttttaCGAGTTAATGAAAAATCACTAACAAGGCAGTGCACCACTTTACTTGAAATGGAACGGCacctcagaaaagaaaatgagaaactaAAGGGTGAAATAACACATATGGAAACTGCAGTTACAGGGAAGATTGGAAACTTGCAACGATTCAAG GAAATGGCTTGCTTTAAGATTGCAGCTCTGCAAAAAGTGCTGGACAGTAGTGTGCCATTGTCTGAGCTAGAAGTGGCCAATAAGCAGTACAATGCATTAACTGCTAAATACAGGGAGATGTTACAAAAAGATAATTTGCTTGTGCAAAGGACAACAAACATGGAACACATGGAG CGTGAGAATGAATCCTTGAAAGCACAGATAAATTCATTGAATAAGGAACTGGAGATCACGAAAGAAAAACTTCACACTGTAGAAGAAGCTTGGGAACAGATGACTAAACTGG gggATGAAAATGCCATGGACAAAGCCACAAAAGCAATAACCAACAGCGAGATTTTGTCCATTTCTAAGAAAATCACTATGTTGGAAATGAAAGAACTAAATGAAAGACAGAGAGCAGAACATTCACAGCGAATGTATGAACACTTAAGGAGTACTGTAAAGCAAATAGAAGAACGTAATTTTGAATTGGAAACAAAATTTGCTGAG CTCACCAAAATCAATCTTGAGGCACAGAAAGTGGAACAAGATTTAAGAGATGAACTGTCAAAGAGTGTAAGTAAGGCAGTAAGTGATGCAGATAGACGACAAATTATGGACCTAGAGAAGCGTGAGATGGAGCTCAAGATTGAAGTATCAAA GTTAAGAGAACTGTCTGATGTAGCACAAAAACAAGTTGAAGCTCTGGAGGCACGCCAGCAATACAGAGATAAAGAAGTGGAATATCTTAGAATGCAAATTTTAGATTATCAG GCACAGTCAGATGAAAAAGCAATTATTGCAAAACTGCATCAAGATATCATAGCCCTTCAAGGTAGTGAGTCTGTTGCTGTCGGCAAATTGGAGAAATTTAAATTGAAACTACAGAAGATGGAGATCCATAATCTACGTTTAGAGCAGAAACTTGATGAGAGAGATCAAGCCTTATATTTTGCCCGACTTGAAGGAAGAAATAGAGCTAAACATTTACAACAGACGGTTCAGTCTTTGCGGCGACAGTTTAGTGGTGCTCTGCCTTTAGCACAGCAAGAAAAATTCTCTAAAACAATGATTCAGCTACAGAATGACAAACTGAAGATCTTGGAAGAAGTTCAGCATGCCCAGCAGGAGCGTCgaaatgcagaaaacaaagcattAGAGCTGGAGTTGAAACTGAAAAGTTTAGAAGAATTACTAAGTGCATTGAAGGATACAAAAGGAGCTCAAAAG GTAATTGAATGGcacatgaaaatggaggaacTCCATCTGCAGGAACTTAAACTCAGTCGAGAATTAGTCAAGCAAAAGGAAGAGGTGAAGTATTTGCGTAATATAATTTCTGAATATGAATGTACAATCAGCAACCTGGAAGAAGAAATTGTACAGCAGAACAAG TTTCATGAAGAAAGGGAAATGGCTTGGGACCAGAGAGAAGTAGAACTGCAGCGCCAGTTAGACCAGTTTGATCATCAACAAACTCAAATACTTAGCACAGCTTTAAAG TTAGAAGAGGCTACAGGCTCTGTTCCAGACCCTGCTTTGCCAATCCCACAACAACTTGAGTTGGCTTTAAAAAAGATTCAGGAACATATTCGAACAATACTGGAAACTAGGGCAACCTGTGGATCGCTGGAGGAG aaattaaaagaaaaggagacTGCTCTGTGGAAAGCTGAACAAAATGTTATATCAAGAGACAAAGTTATAAATGAATTAAGACTTCGATTACCTGCAATATCAGGAGAGAAAATAATGGCTGACTTTAGCAAACAAGAAGATGACTCAGAGTACCATCATGCCATGAAAATTGCTCATCAAACCATTGCAAATATGCAAGCAAGATTAAATCAAAAGGAAGAAGTGTTAAGAAGATACCAACATATGCTTGCTAAAGCAAGAGAG GAACAAGAGGAAATAGCAAAGAAGCATGAGGAAGACATAAGAGTACTACACCAGAAGTTAGATTTGTACACTGACAATTCCCTTAATAAATTCAAAGAGACTGCTTTG GAGTTAGGGAAAAAGACTTCTATGTCCCTTTCCAACAGCAAATATTTTCGTCACTTAGAGCAAACTGTAGCAGAACAGGATCATTCTCTTGCTTCACTTGTtggaaaattacagaaaacatcGTCTGATTtggagaaacaaaaacaaattactGTATTGAAAATCAATGAGTTTGAGATAATCAGAGCCCA GCTTCAAGAAAAGCACACACTTGATGTGgaacaaataaaagaagaagCAAATGAACTGAGGAACATATTATCTCAGAAGGAGAAGGAATTAGCAAATGTTAAAGCTGAACTAGAGGTCCAAAAAGAAGCAAATAATAGAGCACCCACAGCAACACTGAAAAACCTGGTGGAACAGCTGAAGAGCCAGTTAGCCATAAAAGAGAACCAGCACAAA gcTTTGAGTAAAGCACTTCTAGAACTCCGAGCAGAAATGACTGCCAATGCTGAACAGCAAATTATTTCTGCTGCATCACAAAAAGAGGCATATATGAATGTCCAAGAGATTGTTGACAGAGAAACGAAGGGGCTTACG aCACAGATAGAGGAATTGAATaatcaaattacaaaacttaCAGATAAccttaaaataagtaaaaacaAGGAAACTTCATTGTCTAATGAAAGGGATGAGTTAAACCAAGAGcttcagaagaaacaaaaagcattttctaaaatatcgagggaaaaaaatgaaatagaaaaagaaaatgaagaactgAAGAACCGGATTAGGAGGCTAAGCAGTAGCATTCAG AGCAAAGCTGATGAACAAAATCTGATAGAtgtgcttcagaaaaaaattaaaaagttggAAAGTGAACTTGAGAAGAAGtgtgaagaaacagaaaagaagagtCTAAGAGAAGACAAG ACCTCCAAGGAGGAAATAATTAGATGGGATGAAGGTAAAAAATGGCAAATCAAAATGGAAGGATTGCGGAACAAActaagggaaaaggaaaaagaagcagaTGCTTTATCTAAACAGTTGAATACATTGAAAGAAATTTATACAAA gactgaaaaagagaaagttgCTCTACAGAAGAGACTGAAAACTACTGGTGTCACTGTTGACCGTGTTGTTGGAGTAAGAGCcgcagaaactgaaaaagaagTGGAAGAACTAAGAAAACGGAATCTAGAGTTAGAAAATGAAGTTGCACACATGAG AACACTGCAAGCAATCCCACGAGACTCTGTTGTAGAAGATTTACACTTCAAAAATCAATGCCTCCAGGAAAAGCTTCATGCATTGCAGAGACAATGTTCAAGAGAGACATTTTTGAGACCCTTG AGTACATGTGACCAAACTGAACTGACCAAGTCTGTTCCTATCAGTGTCAGTAAACAGAAGTATCTGAAATTCCTTCACAAGAAATCTATTTCAAATAGGAATGAAATCAAACATCAGACTAATAATAGAGTTACTGATGGTAGTGAAGTagatggggacacaggcatgCAAACATGCATCATGCATAATGAAGGCCAGGAGGCTGCTGCAGATGTAAGCAGAGAAGTGTCTCTTGAACAGCACCCTGAAGATAGTGAGAAATGCAAGGACACAGATGTTTCTAGGGAAGGactgaaaaccaaaattatAGCTGAAGCTGGTAAAGAGAACTGTggtgaaaaagaagaaaatataaccCAACCTGAAAATGGAGAAGTTAATGAGAAATgcgaagaagaagaagaagagaggaaGCAAGAAATCTTCAAGCAATCAAATGTGGATGAAGAGGAATGTGTAGAAGAGCCTGATGCTGATAAAATGAGCTGCAATCAGTCTGGTTCAGGGGAACCTCCTAATCAAGCTAATGATTGTGAAGCAGAgaatataaatatgaataatGAAATGAATCAACACACTGGAGAGAATAAACAGGAAAATGACCGAGGCTGTACAGAAGGGGTTGAAACTATCCCAGAATTTTGTGAAATGCCTAAG ACATCAGGAATAAGATCAGGTGATCAGTATCAAAGAGAACAAGAAGTTTTAAAGGAGAATTTCAGATTGTCATCTGAAAACATTGAGCTAAAATTCCAGCTAGAGCAGGCCAATAAAGATTTGCCAAGACTAAAG gaCCAAGTAGATGACTTAAAAGAAATGTGTGAACTTctcaaaaaagagaaagcagaagctgAACGAAAGCTGGGCAGCATTAGAGGG GCTGGTAGAAGTGGAAAGACAGTCCCAGAACTGGAAAAAACAATTGGCTTGATGAAAAAGGTTGTTGAGAGAGtccaaagagaaaatgaagaactGAAAAAAGCTCCAGCTGTACTTGGTCTTGAGCAGGAAAATGAGAGGCTAAAG tctgaaatggaaaaaatgaaacttgATCTGGAGAGCCAGCTGAGTGTGCGTTTTGAATCTAAAACCAAAGCAACGGAAAAACTCATTACTGAAAATGAAAGACTGCGTAAAGAACTGAAAAAG GAAGTTGACAGTGGAGAGAAGCTACGAATAGAGAAGAATAACTTGGAGATATTAAATGAGAAGTTAAATGTACAGCTGGAGGAAACCATTAAGAAGCTAAATTTGGCTGAGAGCCAGCTTGATGGAGCTGACAGCAGAGGCTGGAAGTCCATTGTAACAAG AATGCAGGAAACTAAGTTGAAGGAAATGGAAACAGATATTGCTAAGAAAACCCAAAGCATTGCTAACCTTAAAAGGCTGCTTCAGGAAGCAACAGAACGTGAGCACAAC